In Penicillium oxalicum strain HP7-1 chromosome I, whole genome shotgun sequence, a single window of DNA contains:
- a CDS encoding DNA replication licensing factor mcm5 has protein sequence MDRRTPYTLSVLESSTNGVDDSRSFTQTRLRDFILQFQLDNAFIYRDQLRHNVLGKNYYCDIDIAHLISYNEDLAHKLTSEPADIIPLFEAALLECTKRIVFPGQQDITLPSHQLLLHSSATHISIRDLNATNVSHLVRIPGIVIGASTISSKATTVHIRCKSCDHSENIVVDGGFSGLSLPRQCGRAKVPGDQPDEKCPLDPYVVHHEKCQFVDQQVLKLQEAPDQVPVGELPRHVLISADRYLANRVVPGSRCTVMGIFSIYQAKGGKKEAAVAIRNPYLRAVGINTDVDQTAKGNSVFSEEEEQEFLELSRRPDLYDALARSIAPSIYGNVDIKKAIVCLLMGGSKKILPDGMKLRGDINVLMLGDPGTAKSQLLKFVEKAAPIAIYTSGKGSSAAGLTASVQRDHTTREFYLEGGAMVLADGGVVCIDEFDKMRDEDRVAIHEAMEQQTISIAKAGITTILNSRTSVLAAANPIFGRYDDLKTPGENIDFQTTILSRFDMIFIVRDDHERGRDERIARHVMGVHMGGRGVEEQVEAEIPVEQMKRYISYCRRYVFATLVLPVWSIFDTDKFPAQTYSRCAPRLSPEAAEKLSSHFVSIRKQVHRAELESNTRSSIPITVRQLEAIVRITESLAKLSLSPIATEAHVDEAIRLFLASTMDAVTQGEGQGSKELMEEATKIEDELKRRLPLGWSTSLATLRREFVDGKGYTEQALNRALVVLQRRETVQIRSGGSQIYRNRP, from the exons ATGGATAGACGCACCCCCTACACATTGAGCGTTCTCGAGTCCAGCACCAACGGTGTTGACGACTCGCGCTCATTCACACAGACTCGACTACGAGACTTTATTTTACAATTTCAGCTGGATAACGCATTCATTTACCG CGATCAATTACGCCATAATGTGCTTGGAAAAAACTACTACTGTGATATTGATATCGCCCACTTAATTTCATATAACGAGGACTTGGCACACAAGCTTACGTCCGAGCCCGCGGACATCATTCCACTG TTCGAAGCAGCTCTGCTGGAATGTACAAAGCGTATCGTCTTCCCCGGTCAGCAAGATATCACTCTGCCATCGCACcaacttcttcttcattcttccGCGACCCACATTTCCATCCGTGATCTGAATGCCACCAACGTCTCCCACCTGGTTCGCATCCCCGGTATTGTCATCGGAGCGtccacaatctcctccaagGCCACGACAGTACACATTCGTTGCAAGAGTTGCGATCACAGTGAAAATATCGTCGTCGACGGTGGCTTCTCTGGCCTGTCCCTACCCCGGCAGTGCGGTCGTGCCAAGGTTCCAGGCGATCAGCCCGACGAAAAATGTCCGCTCGACCCTTACGTTGTCCACCACGAAAAGTGTCAATTCGTGGACCAGCAGGTTCTCAAGCTTCAGGAAGCCCCTGATCAAGTGCCCGTCGGTGAATTGCCTCGCCATGTTCTGATCTCTGCCGACCGGTACTTGGCCAATCGTGTAGTGCCTGGCTCGCGCTGCACAGTGATGGGAATTTTCTCCATCTACCAAGCCAAGGGCGGCAAGAAAGAAGCTGCGGTGGCGATCCGTAACCCTTACCTACGTGCTGTGGGTATCAACACCGACGTTGACCAGACCGCCAAGGGTAATTCCGTCTtcagcgaggaagaggagcaggaaTTCCTGGAGCTCAGCCGACGGCCCGATTTGTACGATGCACTCGCTCGGAGCATTGCCCCATCAATCTATGGGAACGTTgacatcaagaaggccatcGTGTGCTTGCTCATGGGCGGCTCGAAAAAGATCCTCCCCGATGGGATGAAGCTTCGTGGTGATATTAACGTGCTCATGCTGGGTGACCCCGGTACCGCCAAGTCTCAGCTACTGAAGTTCGTGGAAAAAGCCGCTCCTATTGCGATCTACACTTCCGGAAAGGGCTCTTCCGCTGCTGGTTTGACAGCCTCGGTTCAGCGAGATCACACCACCCGCGAGTTCTACCTGGAAGGTGGTGCAATGGTTCTGGCCGATGGCGGTGTGGTCTGTATTGATGAGTTTGACAAGATGCGCGATGAGGATCGAGTGGCGATTCACGAAGCCATGGAACAGCAAACCATTTCCATCGCCAAGGCTGGCATCACGACTATTCTCAACTCCAGAACCTCAGTTCTGGCCGCTGCGAACCCGATCTTCGGCCGTTACGATGACCTGAAGACCCCCGGAGAGAATATTGATTTCCAGACCACCATTCTGTCGCGTTTCGATATGATTTTCATTGTTCGTGATGACCACGAGCGAGGCCGAGACGAGCGGATTGCCCGTCACGTCATGGGCGTGCATATGGGTGGCCGTGGTGTAGAGGAGCAAGTCGAGGCGGAGATTCCCGTGGAGCAGATGAAGCGGTACATCAGTTATTGTCGCAGGTACGTTTTTGCAACTCTTGTCCTCCCCGTGTGGTCTATCTTCGATACTGACAAATTTCCCGCCCAAACTTATAGTCGATGTGCTCCTCGTTTGTCTCCCGAAGCCGCAGAGAAGCTTTCCTCTCACTTTGTGTCCATCCGCAAGCAAGTGCACCGGGCCGAACTCGAGTCTAATACCCGCTCCTCGATTCCCATCACCGTCCGTCAGCTGGAGGCCATTGTCCGTATCACGGAATCTTTGGCcaagctctctctctcccccattGCCACCGAGGCCCACGTCGACGAGGCGATCCGTCTCTTCCTGGCGTCCACCATGGATGCCGTCACTCAAGGCGAGGGCCAAGGAAGCAAGGAATTGATGGAAGAGGCGACCAAGATTGAGGACGAGCTCAAGCGACGTCTACCTCTGGGCTGGAGCACCAGTTTGGCGACCTTACGCCGGGAATTTGTGGATGGCAAAGGATACACTGAGCAAGCGCTCAATCGGGCTCTGGTGGTCCTGCAGCGGCGGGAGACGGTGCAGATCCGTTCCGGCGGCTCGCAGATCTACCGTAACCGGCCCTGA
- a CDS encoding Splicing factor YJU2, translated as MSERKVLTKYYPPDFDPSAIGRTPKHLRQKGPKVITVRLMAPFPMKCTNCGEYIYRGRKFNARKQTLEERYLNIPIYRFFIRCTRCSGEITFRTDPKNMDYECEKGAKRNFEPWRDSKSGKYNETEEETLDRLEREENEHEEQLEQDKMAELEEKMQDSKREMAIADALDEIRTRNARIARNEGIADEVALDHIHNEVDEAKLREEKEIEEAARRAFTTASGEKVKRIVDEEELAGPRPGPSQAKNARLEMPPPSTSFARVKKAKKPGVSLLGIKKKPSLV; from the exons ATGTCTGAGCGAAAAGTCTTGACAAAATACTACCCTCCCGACTTCGATCCGTCGGCGATCGGGCGGACACCAAAGCACCTCCGGCAGAAGGGACCGAAGGTCATCACAGTCCGACTGATGGCACCGTTTCCCATGAAGTGTACTAATTGCGGCGAGTACATCTACCGGGGCCGAAAATTCAATGCGCGAAAGCAGACTTTGGAGGAGCGATACCTCAATATTCCCATCTACCGATTCTTCATCCGCTGTACGAGATGCAGCGGTGAGATTACGTTCCGTACAGATCCAAAGA ATATGGATTATGAGTGTGAAAAAGGAGCCAAGCGAAACTTTGAGCCTTGGAGAGACTCCAAGTCTGGCAAGTACAACGAAACAGAAGAGGAGACACTCGATCGACTCGAGCGAGAGGAAAACGAACACGAGGAACAGCTGGAGCAAGACAAGATGGCAGAGttggaagagaaaatgcAGGACTCGAAGCGCGAAATGGCGATCGCCGATGCCCTTGACGAAATTCGGACGAGGAATGCTCGCATAGCTCGAAACGAAGGAATAGCAGATGAGGTTGCCTTGGACCACATCCACAATGAAGTAGACGAGGCCAAGCTacgagaggagaaggagatcgaggaaGCTGCACGGAGAGCTTTTACCACAGCGTCGGGTGAGAAAGTCAAGCGAATTGTCGACGAAGAGGAGCTAGCAGGGCCAAGGCCCGGGCCCTCGCAGGCGAAGAATGCCCGGCTTGAAATGCCGCCCCCATCCACATCTTTTGCTCGTgtcaaaaaggcaaagaaaCCTGGCGTTAGTCTTCTGGGTATCAAGAAAAAGCCATCATTGGTCTGA